The following are from one region of the Gloeomargarita lithophora Alchichica-D10 genome:
- a CDS encoding NAD(+) kinase — MGKIGIIYNDDKPEAQQAAGELRAMLEQRGRRVCLATGVGGLLGYAQPGSPVCHTPIEWLTPPGFDRDVEFTIVFGGDGTVLSASRQCAPLGIPLLTVNTGHLGFLTETYLESMPAALDALLSGDYQVEERITLAVQVWEGTTRIWEALALNEVVLHREPLAKLCHFEVQVGSHALVDIPADGVILSTPTGSTAYALSAGGPVLSPGVAALLMIPICPHSLASRALVFDDREPVQIVAANRSRLVLVADGNAGCYVQGENHVTIHRSPYQARFVRLRPPEFFHLLRQKLGWGLPHQAKPKPT; from the coding sequence GTGGGCAAAATCGGCATTATTTACAACGATGACAAACCGGAAGCGCAACAGGCCGCCGGGGAATTGCGGGCGATGTTGGAGCAGCGGGGGCGGCGGGTGTGTTTGGCAACCGGGGTGGGCGGTTTGCTGGGTTATGCCCAACCGGGGAGTCCCGTCTGTCACACACCAATTGAATGGCTGACCCCGCCGGGTTTTGACCGGGATGTGGAATTTACCATCGTTTTTGGGGGGGATGGCACGGTGTTGTCCGCCAGCCGTCAGTGTGCGCCTTTGGGGATTCCTTTATTAACCGTGAATACGGGGCACTTGGGTTTTTTGACGGAAACCTACTTGGAATCTATGCCCGCCGCCCTGGATGCCCTTTTGAGCGGGGATTATCAGGTGGAAGAACGGATTACTTTAGCGGTACAGGTCTGGGAAGGGACGACCCGGATTTGGGAAGCTCTGGCTTTGAATGAGGTGGTTTTGCACCGGGAACCCCTGGCGAAACTCTGTCATTTTGAGGTGCAGGTGGGGAGCCATGCCCTGGTGGATATTCCCGCCGATGGGGTGATTTTGTCCACACCCACGGGTTCGACCGCCTATGCCCTGTCCGCCGGGGGGCCGGTGTTGTCGCCGGGGGTGGCCGCCCTATTAATGATTCCGATTTGTCCCCATTCCCTGGCCTCCCGCGCCCTGGTATTTGACGACCGGGAGCCGGTGCAGATTGTGGCGGCCAACCGTTCCCGCCTGGTGTTGGTGGCGGATGGAAATGCGGGCTGTTATGTCCAGGGGGAAAACCACGTCACGATCCATCGTTCCCCCTACCAAGCGCGGTTTGTGCGCCTACGACCGCCGGAATTTTTCCATCTCCTGCGGCAAAAATTGGGCTGGGGGTTACCCCATCAGGCCAAACCAAAACCTACCTAA
- a CDS encoding RNA recognition motif domain-containing protein has product MTIYVGNLSFKATEQDLKEVFSEYGPVKRITLPMDRETGRMRGFAFVEMMEDDHEDKAITALDGAEWMGRQLRVNKARPRDDNRRGGGF; this is encoded by the coding sequence ATGACCATTTATGTGGGCAATTTGTCCTTCAAAGCGACTGAGCAGGATTTGAAGGAAGTGTTTTCTGAGTATGGGCCGGTGAAACGCATTACTCTGCCGATGGATCGGGAAACCGGACGGATGCGGGGCTTCGCCTTTGTAGAGATGATGGAGGATGACCACGAAGATAAGGCGATTACGGCTCTGGACGGGGCGGAATGGATGGGGCGGCAATTGCGGGTGAATAAGGCTCGTCCCCGGGACGACAACCGCAGGGGGGGGGGATTTTAG
- a CDS encoding NmrA family NAD(P)-binding protein codes for MNILVVGATGTLGRQVVRRALQEGHRVRCLVRTLPKATFLREWGAELVPGNLCRPESLAYALEEMEVVVDAATARPTDGIGIREVDWQGKVNLVQAMVMAGVKRLLFFSILDCDRYPHVPLMSVKAATEEFLAESGLDYTILAPAGFFQGLIGQFAIPILEEQSVWLTGTSAAVAYMDTQDVARFALRALEVPETIGQKLPVVGAKAWTSEEIIALCERLSGKNARILRIPLGVLTATRQVLRRFQWTGNIADRLAFAAVLSGGETLTAPMEAVYTQLGLSPQETGTLEGYLAEYFGRMLQKLKERNYELDRQKRKEQEKRKRKRPFKTSAKTGG; via the coding sequence ATGAATATTCTGGTGGTTGGGGCGACGGGCACCCTGGGGCGGCAGGTGGTACGGCGGGCATTGCAGGAGGGGCATCGGGTGCGCTGTTTGGTGCGGACGTTACCCAAGGCGACTTTTTTGCGGGAATGGGGGGCGGAACTGGTGCCAGGGAATCTCTGTCGCCCGGAGAGTTTGGCCTATGCCCTGGAAGAGATGGAGGTGGTGGTGGATGCGGCGACGGCGCGACCCACGGATGGGATTGGGATTCGGGAGGTGGATTGGCAGGGAAAAGTGAATCTGGTGCAGGCGATGGTCATGGCGGGGGTGAAACGTTTGCTCTTTTTCTCGATTCTGGATTGTGACCGCTATCCCCATGTGCCGTTGATGAGCGTTAAGGCGGCTACGGAAGAGTTTTTGGCGGAGTCGGGTTTGGATTACACGATTTTGGCACCGGCGGGTTTTTTCCAAGGGCTGATCGGCCAGTTTGCCATTCCGATTTTGGAGGAACAGTCCGTGTGGCTAACGGGGACTTCGGCGGCGGTGGCTTACATGGATACCCAGGATGTGGCGCGGTTTGCCCTGCGCGCCCTGGAGGTGCCGGAAACGATTGGCCAAAAATTACCGGTGGTGGGGGCTAAAGCCTGGACTTCGGAGGAAATTATTGCCCTGTGCGAGCGGCTGAGTGGCAAAAATGCCCGGATTTTGCGTATCCCTCTGGGGGTGTTGACTGCGACCCGCCAAGTCCTGCGGCGGTTTCAGTGGACGGGGAATATTGCGGATCGTCTGGCCTTTGCCGCTGTTTTGTCCGGGGGGGAAACCCTGACGGCGCCGATGGAGGCGGTTTACACCCAATTGGGCTTATCGCCCCAGGAAACCGGCACCTTAGAGGGGTACTTGGCGGAGTATTTTGGCCGGATGTTGCAAAAATTAAAAGAGCGCAATTATGAACTGGATCGGCAAAAACGCAAGGAGCAGGAAAAACGTAAACGCAAACGCCCTTTCAAAACCTCAGCCAAAACCGGTGGTTAA